The Bombus huntii isolate Logan2020A chromosome 1, iyBomHunt1.1, whole genome shotgun sequence genome contains a region encoding:
- the LOC126866522 gene encoding xenotropic and polytropic retrovirus receptor 1 homolog yields MKFAEHLSAHITPEWRKQYISYEEMKAMLYTAVEEAPSAESVEPEVISRHFASFDEVFFTFCDRELKKINTFYSEKLAEATRKYAALQSELKTALELQHGGGKNKGKVNVKPHLPTRKLRELKLAFSEFYLSLILLQNYQNLNYTGFRKILKKHDKLLSVDSGSKWRMECVETAHFYTSKDIDNLIQDTETTVTNDLEGGDRQRAMKRLRVPPLGEHQSPWTTFKVGLFSGSFIVLFVAVVLSAIFHDGGENLKIAFRLYRGPLLIIQFLFLIGVNVYGWRSSGVNHVLIFELDPRNHLSEQHLMELAAVLGVIWTLSLLSFLYSVSLSIPPYVNPLVLVCIMLAFLLNPLKMFRHEARFWLLKIIGRVLISPFAYVNFADFWLADQLNSMATALLDFHFLTCFYITNGNWLEAGDTTQCMSGSLIVRPIVNCLPAWFRFAQCIRRYRDSKEAFPHLANAGKYSTTFLVVISNTLCAYNAAEYSNRWENPWLWLWIFSCIVNSIYSLTWDLKMDWGLLDSNAGENKFLREEVVYSAAGFYYFAIIEDFILRFAWIASFVLIECGYVSSDLMTSIVAPLEVFRRFVWNFFRLENEHLNNCGKFRAVRDISIAPIESSDQTQILRMMDEENGVLNRGKRKVGGKRQATSKEDKRALLKEETVDIDISNTS; encoded by the exons ATGAAGTTTGCAGAACATCTGTCTGCTCACATTACGCCTGAGTGGCGTAAGCAATACATAAGCTATgag GAAATGAAGGCAATGCTCTATACTGCTGTAGAAGAAGCACCGTCAGCTGAAAGTGTTGAACCAGAAGTGATATCTCGACACTTTGCTTCTTTTGATGAAGTATTTTTTACGTTTTGTGACCGTGaattgaagaaaattaatactttttattctg aaaagTTAGCAGAAGCCACTCGTAAATATGCAGCTCTTCAAAGCGAATTGAAGACAGCATTAGAATTACAACATGGTGGAGGGAAAAATAAGGGGAAAGTGAATGTTAAGCCTCATTTACCAACAAGGAAGCTGAGAGAATTGAAACTTGCATTCTCAGAATTTTATTTGTCTCTTATACTTCTTCAGAACTATCAAAATCTTAATTACACTGGTTTTCGAAAGATTCTTAAAAAACACGACAAG tTATTGTCTGTAGATAGTGGATCAAAATGGAGGATGGAATGTGTAGAAACCGCACATTTTTATACATCAAAAGATATAGACAATCTCATACAAGATACAGAAACTACAGTAACAAACGATTTAGAAGGTGGAGACAGACAACGCGCAATGAAACGTTTACGTGTACCACCTTTAGGTGAGCATCAAAGTCCATGGACCACTTTTAAAGTTGGATTATTTTCTGGTAGTTTCATTGTTCTCTTTGTGGCAGTTGTACTTTCAG cAATATTTCACGATGGTGGtgaaaacttaaaaattgCATTTAGATTATATCGTGGACCTCTgcttattatacaatttttgtttcttattGGCGTGAATGTTTATGGATGGCGATCGTCCGGTGTGAATCACGTGTTGATATTTGAATTGGATCCGCGAAACCATTTATCTGAACAACATCTTATGGAATTAGCGGCTGTTCTTGGAGTTATATGGACTCTCAGTTTATTAAGTTTTTTATACAGTGTCAGCTTAAGCATTCCTCCATATGTGAATCCATTAGTTTTAGTCTGTATTATGTTAGCATTTCTCTTAAATCcgttaaaaatgtttcgtCACGAGGCACGATTTTGGTTATTAAAGATCATT gGAAGAGTTTTAATATCGCCATTTGCGTACGTGAATTTTGCTGATTTCTGGTTAGCAGATCAATTAAATAGTATGGCCACAGCACTGTTAGACTTCCACTTTTTAACGTGTTTTTATATTACCAATGGAAATTGGCTAGAAGCAGGAGATACTACGCAATGTATGTCTGGATCCTTAATTGTTAGACCTATCGTTAATTGTCTACCTGCATGGTTTCGTTTTGCACAATGTATACGACGATATCGTGATTCTAAAGAGGCATTTCCACATTTGGCTAATGCTGGAAAATATTCAACTACATTCCTTGTTGTCATATCTAATACGCTGTGTGCGTACAATGCTG cgGAATATTCAAATCGTTGGGAAAATCCATGGTTGTGGCTTTGGATCTTTAGTTGTATTGTCAATTCTATTTATTCACTAACGTGGGATTTAAAAATGGATTGGGGTCTTTTAGATAGCAATGCtggtgaaaataaattcttacGCGAAGAAGTAGTATATTCAGCAGCG GGATTCTATTATTTTGCTATAATCGAGGATTTTATTCTGAGGTTTGCATGGATCGCGAGTTTCGTTCTTATTGAGTGTGGATATGTATCTAGTGATTTAATGACATCGATAGTAGCACCTCTTGAAGTCTTTAG GCGATTCGTTTGGAATTTCTTCCGATTAGAAAATGAACATTTAAACAATTGTGGTAAATTTCGTGCAGTTCGTGATATTTCGATCGCACCGATAGAAAGTTCTGATCAAACGCAAATTTTGCGTATGATGGATGAAGAAAATGGTGTACTCAATAGAGGTAAACGCAAAGTTGGTGGTAAACGACAAGCTACTAGTAAAGAAGATAAACGGGCATTGCTCAAAGAAGAAACAGTTGATATAGATATATCAAATACTAGTTGA
- the LOC126866560 gene encoding putative serine protease K12H4.7: MNRLLLLLFFVNFINNSISWETFMRGRSKYGNLGAPILSEDHELPSAEWFTQFLDHFNPTDARVWQQRYFVNGEYYKKGGPVFLMISGEAAANAKWMVEGQWIEYAKQFGALCFQVEHRFYGQSQPTSDLGVKNLMYLSSQQALADLAYFIQLMNINYKLPAGTKWIAFGGSYAGSLAAWLRYKYPHLVHGAVSASGPLLAEIDFQEYFVVVENALKEHSEACVNAILEANKQFHIMLHHPIGQQGIAKKFILCDPINEHTKRNDISNLYETIASIFAGIVQYNKDNRNNSAMANLTIDSACDILTNETLGIAIDRLAILSTKILQASEKKCLDYMYNKMIHKLRNITWASEEAEGGRQWTYQTCTEFGFFQTSTARPKLFSETFPVDFFVQQCIDIFGPRYNIHLLNSAVNRTNILYGGLDLKTTNVVFVHGSIDPWHVLGITKSPNPQIPAIYIDGTAHCANMYPPSKNDPLQLKAARVEVGHLIDEWLHN, from the exons ATGAACCGTttactactattattattcttcgttaatttcataaataatagTATATCATGGGAGACTTTTATGAGGGGTCGAAGCAAATATGGTAATCTAGGTGCTCCAATTTTATCTGAAGATCATGAACTTCCAAGTGCTGAATGGTTTACACAGTTTCTAGATCACTTTAATCCAACTGATGCACGTGTTTGGCAACAG agatattttgtaaatggAGAGTACTATAAGAAAGGTGGTCCAGTATTTTTGATGATAAGTGGTGAAGCTGCAGCAAATGCTAAATGGATGGTAGAAGGTCAATGGATCGAATATGCTAAGCAATTTGGAGCACTGTGTTTTCAAGTGGAACACCGCTTTTATGGGCAAAGTCAACCCACTTC GGATCTGGGtgtgaaaaatttaatgtATCTTTCATCGCAACAGGCACTTGCAGATTTGGCTTACTTTATACAACTcatgaatattaattacaagttACCAGCTGGTACTAAATGGATTGCATTTGGAGGATCATATGCTGGATCATTAGCTGCTTGGTTGCGTTATAAATATCCTCATTTAGTACATGGTGCTGTTTCTGCTAGTGGTCCTTTATTAGCAGAAATTGATTTTCAag AATACTTTGTTGTTGTCGAGAATGCCCTCAAAGAACATTCTGAAGCATGTGTAAATGCAATACTAGAAGCAAACAAACAATTTCACATAATGTTACATCATCCTATCGGTCAACAAGGAATAGctaaaaaatttat TTTATGTGATCCAATCAATGAACATACCAAACGTAATGATATTTCGAATTTGTATGAAACAATAGCAAGTATCTTTGCTGGTATTGTACAGTACAATAAAGACAATCGTAATAATTCCGCAATGGCTAATCTTACTATCGATAGTGCCTGCGACATATTAACGAACGAAACATTGGGTATTGCTATTGACAGACTTGCAATTTTGAGCACTAAAATATTACAGGCATCAGAAAAAAAGTGTTTggattatatgtataataaaatgattCATAAACTTCGTAacataacatgggctagcGAAGAAGCAGAAGGGG gaCGCCAATGGACGTACCAAACGTGTACAGAATTTGGATTCTTTCAAACTTCGACAGCACGCCCAAAATTATTTAGTGAAACTTTCCCAGTAGATTTCTTTGTACAACAATGCATTGATATATTTGGACCAag GTACAATATTCATTTGCTGAATTCGGCAGTGAAtagaacaaatattttatatggaGGATTAGATTTAAAGACTACAAATGTAGTATTTGTACATGGATCAATTGATCCTTGGCATGTTTTGGGAATTACAAAATCACCAAATCCGCAAATACCTGCCATTTATATTGATG GTACTGCTCATTGTGCCAACATGTATCCTCCTTCCAAAAATGATCCACTTCAGTTAAAAGCTGCCAGAGTTGAGGTTGGACATTTAATAGATGAATGGCTGCATaattaa